Within Tamandua tetradactyla isolate mTamTet1 chromosome 10, mTamTet1.pri, whole genome shotgun sequence, the genomic segment tacacattccaggtgggtcttgatcagtttacctgaatcttttaaaagagtaaacattttggagagagccagaaacagaagaatctacagaaatgacagaagccctAGAGTCAACAGAGAGTGCAGTTGTAGCTACTTGGATAACATttccttcagagaacagagacagggatgtttggagatgcttagagcccagtagacatcaccctgagatgtcaagcaagccagaacctggagagagtcaagagaagccaagaattgaaagccagccctggggaaTAAAAGTGAGCATCCCTCATGTGAACAGAGactgaaggcaatggagcccaggaacaagggaagAGCAGATACcggccacatgactacccagctgacagaggtgttcctgacccatcagccttccttgaattaaagtatctttcactggatgcctcagtttggacaattttataggcttagaactgtaaacttgtaatttattaaattctcctttttgaaagccattccagttttggtatattacattccagcagcatgcAAACTAGCAAATGCTATAATGTCAAAATGGAGCAACTGAAAAGTTATTTGTAAAAATAGACTGTtgaacattaatttaaaatagatgACAAAACTACCAGGGttggtcatggtggctcagcaggcagagttctggccaggctggagacctgggttcaattcctagtgcctgcccatgcaaaaaaaaataataataataataataaaataaaccagaagatAAAATAAGAATCATGAACGTTTGAAATAATTCTTCAGTTGCAAATAAAACATCTCTCCAAACAGTCTGAATTATAAGAAAATCTACTATATTACATAACTAAaagagttattttatttcattgaatcaCAATTTCTCAGTGATTCCCTCAGTTACATCTTCCACTGTGTGTTGATTTCATGCCCAAACTGGTTTCCCCCTTGATGACAAAGTGGAGGAAGATGATGTCAGATTTCACATCCACACAAAATGCATTTACAGAGTGAATGACTCTAGTTTTATGTatctcttttaaataaataaaccatattTATGAGAAACTTCCAGAAAGTCATCTTTTCTGACTTACTGGCCACaaataattcacaaattctgatttTCAATGTATAAAAATGTTGGGGACAGGAATGCGTAAACGCATGAACATTATCACCGTGGTTTAGCAAAGGAAAGGGTGTCAATGGATGTAAGGCTTACTGCTAACAATGGCCACCAAATGGAGGGTGAAAACAGAAGTACATAGTCATCAAATTCAGAGAATCTCAAGCTTTTTGGTCTTTGGACTCCTTTATGTACCTAAAAACAATTTAGGATCTAATCaaatgtttgtttattgtattttatcTAACTATATTAcctatattagaaattaaaactaaggAATTAAACATCTtaattcattatttcaaaaataaaaataaacctattATGAGCTAATATAAATAACTGTATTAAAAGTTTGCTGAAGCTGGAGAGATGCATTGGGATACATTTTGTTTGTATGTCATTGTTCATAATAAAACTTTAAGTGAACAAGTTAgaacaaaacacaaagaaagaagatcCAAATAGTTAAACAACCTCAGGATAGGATATAAAAGAAACCTTTATAAAAGAAACCTTTATTTAcgcatttgttttttaaataggaatttttATTATGCATAATAtatagagttcctatataccaccctattatgaaCATCTTGCACTGGTTTTGCAcacttgttacaactgatggaaaCAAATTTTATGATTGCACTAATAACTATGAGCCattttaacttagagttcactttTTACTGGTtgctttttcatattatttttaccATATCTTTGGGTTGACTTCTGGGCAATACTGCTTTTTCTATAAACTGAGTTGATCCTTGaactaatacaatttttaaaaaattattgtagaTTTATCacacattttaatttctgaaatctcaTATTCATAGCTTTCAATATTTGCTTGACTTATCTAGCTGGcagattttagaacattttgtcTAGGTCTTCATATGCCAACTCTGATATTTATTGTAATTACTCCAAACTTTGCATTTATGATAAAATATCTGGCTGGCATCAGAGACTTAGATCAGTAAGCAAAATATATCCCCAAATTATTCAATAATTAAAGGTAAAATGAGAAGCATCTGAAAAATCAATGAATATGAGTTTTAAGAACAGGAAGTTTCTGAGCAGGAAGAGAATCATAGAAATTAGAAAGGGAATAATCAATATATATGCGTACATTGAAAGGAAAAGTTCTGTGTACCAAAAATACATCATAAGGAAACTGAAAAGGCAAACAagtaattgagaaaaaaatgaaccatAGTTACATATAAAAGTGCAATAgactaaaaaaaatcatgtttccaTGAAAAAGGGAATGAGCAGGTTATTttcaggaaaaattaaaattgtccatatatgtattaaaaacatttacattCATCAATCAAAGACATAATATCACATTAGTCTGTTCATGATATACTTAgggaatatttattgaatgcccaAATATTTCAGGCACTGTATTAAATCCTTATAACATAATATCAAATATATCATtgatacacaaaagaacaaaataagctTTCATTTTATTGTCAAAATGTAAATCGACcttactatttttccttctttaaaatatgGTTATATCTATGCACCCTTCTCCTTTTGCAGAGTCTCCTCCAATTTCATCATTCTTTACATATATGGGAATTATTGTGGTTAATTTAATTGATTATTCCAATTGAATGCCAGATTAGATCTCTGATATTACAGTCATTTTACTCTGCTGCCAGGAAGACTACAAAGTTTAACGCATCTTAGATGAATTAAGATCAATTATGATTCCTTAGGATAGCCTCAAGATTCCAAGTAACCTGATCtactttcatctttctttttgcaCATTCACAGAGTGTCTCAGCAACAGTTCTGCCAGCTTTCTCATCCTGTCCACACATTGTGCACCTCAATGATCCAGGCCAAACTCATTTCAATATAGTTTGATTCTGCTCATGCTATTATTCTTGTTCCCACGAATGTCAAAAAGCTTGGCACTCTTTTATGCATATTTAATCTAAAGCTGTTTAACTAAGCACCCTGGTCAAGACTACTCTTCAATATCTGAACCTCCAGTATATTACATACACCCAACACAATCGAGGATTGCTTGCATATGATCTGAATtgttttatattcatatatatgtgttCAATATACTTCCTATATTGCAAACATTTTGAGATAACTGTGATTCCATTTACCATGAATTAAATCCAAATGCTTGGATAAAAGGAAGTATTGGTCTAAATCTCAACTCTATTCAAGGGTGATCTAGATGAAATTGGGTAaacagtgaaatatttaaaagtgcaAGTTTTACTCTGGAAGTGAATGAAAAATAATGCTTAAATCAATGGCACACATCACCTACTATATAGTAGTGTCTAATCACTTTCATTTCACGCTTTTAAGTGAtcaatagatatttcttttcagatgATTCGACAGCAGCTCCCTCTGTCTGCTAATGGTGTGTATATAACAATTTATACTGAAAACATTGAAGGTTTATGATATTCCTAACAACAAACAAGGCTATTAATGACATCAGAGGATCAAATAATTGACTGAATTGATATATTCTGGAGTTGGGGTGTCATCCATCATGACCAACAAATCAAACTACCTGAAAACATTCAAATCCACAGGGATTTCATTATAAGTCATATCATTTTCCACAACACAGTAACATATCTGCCTTTGATATACCTATTTCAGACATTTTGAGAAATTAAATATCtaagagaaaagatgaaaatgttcCTAGTTAAGAATACATGTTCTGCATGAATCTATATCCAAGCACCTTGAGAACAAAATAATGAGAATCAAATTCAAAACGCAGTTTCCATCTGATAGACGGTGTTTGTTAAGAAAGGATATATATTTCAGAACTTGGATTTAAGCTTGTATGATTTGGGTTCCATATATTTACCAACAAAATTATACCTATATAATGTGTTATTTACTTAGTATGCATTGCATTTATTGAACATTGAAACAAATTACAGTCTAGTTGAACTGAGGAGTAATCATTTATTTGTACTTGATGGATTCCATTAGCTTAGAGTTTATAAAACATGAGAGTAGAAACCCTCTTTTCTGAATGTGTATATGCATTTCAAGACTCCTTTGCTTTCACATCATCTAATTTTACTGATTTAATAGATAACATACAAAATGGTCActttatattttctcaaaatCTCTTCCCTTTGAAAAAAGTTACCACGTTAAAATCAGTTTGACATGGGGGCTAATATTTACTTCAGAATATTCTGAGATTTATTCTTCACAATTATTTTTACAGCATTTATTACTTCCTTATTTCTTAGACTataaataaaaggatttattAAAGGAATTACTTGAGTATAAAAAACAGCAACAGGAAtatctttatcttcttctttaACTGAACTTGGTTGAGCATACACAAAAAGTAGAGAGCCATAGAATATTGAGACAGAGAAAAAGTGGCAAGCACAAGTCGATAAGGTTTTGCTCCTTCCTTCACtggatttcattttgaaaatagtgAAGAGGATGTAAAAATAAGAGATTAGGACTATAGTGATAGTGAAGCTTAGAACTACCCCTGTAAAGATGTGTAGCACCAGTTCATTGATGTAGGTGTCAACACAAGAAATTTTGTACAATGGAAACATATCACAAAAAAAGTGACTGATTTGATGAGAGCCACAGAATGTTAACCTGAACAGTAACCCCACCTGAATTATGGAATGCACATTCCCAACAATGTAGGTCGCTGCAGTCATCTGAATGCAGAGTTTCATTGATATCCTGGTGTGGTACTGCAGTGGACTGCATATTGCCACATACCGGTCATAAGCCATAGCCACCAGAAGAAAGCAGTTCACAGTTTCAGcaatgcagaaaaaataaaattgtgccaTGCATTCATAGAGGGAAATTGTCTTGTATTCTGAAATGAAATTCTCCAACATCTTAGGAGTAACAGCACAGGAACAGCAGGAATCCATCAGAGCCAGGTTGCTCAGAAAGAGGTACATTGGTGTGTGAATACGACGTTCCATATAGATCAGTACCACCAAACCAAGATTCCCCACCATGGTGATCAGATAGATGGCAAAGAACACCACAAAGAGAAGGGGCTTCAGCTCTGGTTCATCAGTAAATCCTGTGAGGATAAATTCAGTTGTCATAGAGTGGTTTTCTTCTGTCATCACCACCTTCTCTATTGAGATAGAAATGATAGAGAAATATGGTTTTAATTTAGAATATGTCTTAATTACCCTTCAAATTTCCCTTTGTACAACAGGCAGGGGAGTTCCTTTAATCATCTTCTATTGGCATTCTATTACGTTTACAATATTCTAGGGGAAATAATTTCCCCTAATTTTCAGGTCTATGAACTCAAGGCATTTGGTCAGGATTTATaggaatattttcataatttcagaGGGTATCCTTAGAGTAACAggttttccatataaatttatgGAGGTTTAGTGTACAAATCTAGGATATCCATATGTGGTACATTATCTCAAATTATCTCAGTGCCAGTTTTTCTATTGAATATCCTTTTAGtgtcttcaaaataatttaatttgcacatatactttttccaccaaataaataattttatactaTTCATTTGGAATTATGTTTAAAGTGGCACACAGTACATATGTCAATTTATACTTTTAAGAGGTGTATATAGATTGCTAAATATTAAAGGGgagatttttttcatctttcatgAAACATAACTAGAAAATCAGGAAGTAAATATccacatattttataattaatctGTATTTTTCACCTTAATATTTATATCAACACAATGTGGAACCCATACCTGTCTGTATAGAGCAATTTCTATGActacatagaaataaaattatcattttcgACATTTACCTGAATACATCCATTCCTTGCTTTCAGGCTCTCCTTGATATTAGGATCTTCTTAGAGTTCTGAGAATACCCTCAGAGTTGTGAACAAATTAAGAGGTTCAAAAATATCCATCATTTATCCTATCCAACTTGTCCATAGAGATTCCTCCTAACATTTTTAACTTATCACATAAGAACTCCCTAATATTTGATTACTCATTTATGCTCTCCTTCCCTTGATCATTTTCAGATCTATTTACCTTTGTTGGAAAACAGTGGATCTAGTTTCTTGTTATTGACAGAGGCAACAGCCTACTTCCAGAAATGCATTATGCTTTATTATGTCTAAAATAGATTCAAATTATTTGGGTGTCATTTAAACTTCTCTCCAACCTTAtccattttcatcttcatttcccGCACTTATCAACTGCTCCTCCAGCTTTATTACTCTGTCCAACCATTACTCACCTACAGCCTTCCTTCACCTTGAATATCACAATCGTTTCAGCAAACACTATGTCCATGCTTTTAGTCCATTTATTcctgttaaaatatcaaaattatttccATCAATTATTAAAGGAATAGTTTATATATAATGCTGCTTactaaaattttaactaaatctCCAGACCACAGTGATCTCCATATTCTAAACTTTCAAGCATCTTTTATATATCTAAATCTAGGATCATCTACACTGCCTTTTTAACAAATTCATGCATACATTTGAGAAAATTAGATTTGACTGTAGCATTTGAGATAAGTGGTGACAATAATTCGTTGTAGACACCTTAAAATGCTACAAAAATGCAGAATAATTCAATTACCATCTCCACTCTGATTACCTGTGACAATGTACTTGTATTCCATATCCCAACAATAGCTCTAACTTACCTTCTTGATGTTGGCAGATTTAGGTTTTTAACTTGGAAGAAgacactaaaaaagaaataaaaaaaacattttgtaaaatgtgATTGTATATATCTGAATCAACTTATTAGTACAATTTTTCTGCTTCCTtgtatttgtataattttgaaatatatatctataattataaattaatataaataatcatGCTCTAATTTTCCGATTCTTTAAAAAACTGATCTTTTAAACTTTCTAGAATTTTAGAgaacattttgttttgcttttcaagactattttctcttattattaCGTGATGCATTAGAAGTTATTatctgaagttttaaaacatgtagTTTCTTTAGAAAAAAACTGGTTAATTTTATACAATAACAACACCAATCTAAATTGCTCTCATGAAATTTTATGTTACTTTTCAGAACACTAAATATGAACCATTTAATATTCACATAAATTAGAAATAACTTTCAGTGCACATTCctgtattattttaaagaattcttaTGTGATCTTACTGTATGCTTTGACGTTCtactttataatcagaaaaagtcACTACAGTATTGTGTCTCATCTTAGTCTCCACAGTCTTCAACTTCGAGAAAAACTCGAAAGATAACTAAGGAGTTGAAAATCTAAGAACAAtggaaaaatgataaataaatttagagcaataaatattcatggatgttattacaaaaaacaaaaataaagagaatagttCTTACCTTAATTTCCCAGGAAAGGATTTTGTAATAGTTCATTACTTGCATTAAGTATTTAAGGTATTAGTATttatagaatttcaaaataaatatcttgTTCTCCAAAACATTTGGgtttaaaaagaatgaacatcTAGAAGATGCCTAATAGGTCAGTGATAATATTACATTCTTTACATTGCAAAATATGTTTTCCATCAAATCCTAAAGGTGTTAATGCACATTgccatcattttatttctgtgaggagATTTGGTCCCTAAAACATATAAACCTTGGGGTATTAATTAAAGAAGTTTGTGAGAAACTGAAGCTAGTAAATTGACCCTCCCTAAAATCTGTTTGATATTGCTGTACCTGATATAATTGATATCatatcatatatatgtaaaagaTATCATGGTGCCTCGCAAAAGAGAAAAGGGATCATTGGATGCATGACTTACAATTAACAATGTCCATGAAATAGAGGGTGGAAATAGAAGTATAACGTCTAATTTGGAGAATATTATACTTTTTGTGCTCTTCAAAATTATTTAGGACCTGAAAAATATTAGTCTATGGGGATATTTATCTTATCATATTTCCTATATAAGAAACAAAAGCTGACtaagtaaaatatttactaattcatctgaaaaaaataaacctattATGTGCAAACTTATAGCTATTAAAACTTTAATGAAGTTAATTGCTAGGAGCCTGGGCAagcaatttgttaatatttttgtttcccaATATAAAACTTTAAgtgaacaataaaaaacaagacatAGAAAAGATGATCCAAATAGAACAATAGTCCTAGGACAGGATAAAAAGAATCATTTCTCTCTAGATTGATGTGAGGGTAGTCTTATGTTATTCTTGGGTTTGTCAAGACAATATTTTGTGTCACCTGTATATTGATTCTTGAACTAATATGAAGTTGTTAAAATTGTTGACTTTTATCACACATTTTACTATCTGATATCTGATATTAGTTTCTTTCAATGTTTTCTTGGTTATCTACCTAACAGAGTTTATAATCTGTTTACCTCTGATAATCCATCTCTGATATTTTGACTGTAATTACATCAAATTCAGTTTATAAATAAATCATCTAACTAGCACTAAAGTGTTACTCTAGatcattaaacaaaatatttcccAGAATGATTCAATAATTAAAGGTGAAAAGTTGAattatcagaatatataaattaatatgagATGTCATAATAATAAGTTTTTAAGCAGCGGGAGAATCAAAGAAATGACAAAGCTAATGATCAATTGATATGACTACctgaaaagaaaatgtctgaTTATCACACCAGAtcataagcaaaattaaaaaggaaacaaattattAAGAATAAAATGTTCCACAACTACATATACAAGTTCAATAACCTTTTGATTTATAACGtataaatatcaagaaaataatcAGCCTCAGAGGAAAACTTGAAAAGGGACATGAGTAACAATttgcagcaaaaataaaaatggtcaataattgtatgaaaaatgtttaaattcactAGCAATCAAAGATTTAATAAACGTTAATTTATGCATCACGTACTCAGGAATTTCTTATTGAATGCCCATATATGTCAGGAActtaattaaatatttctaatatatatcaaatataacaTCGTTGATATGCAAAAGAACAGAATAAGCTTTCATTGTATTATCCAAAAGTTACAATTTACtacttattctttatttaaaatatgctaatacCTATGCACCTCTCTCCTTTCATAGCATCTCCCCCAATTTCAGCTTTTCTCACCTAGTAAGTGAAATATTATggttagtttcatttattttactctcGCCAATCAAAAGCCAGATCAGAGctctgaaaatattatgctaataCTGTGCTCCCAAGAAGACATCAATGTTTGATGCTTCTAAGATAAATTCAGAATCCTAGGTTACATAAAGATTCTCAGAACCTGATAACAGTCCCATTCATATTTCCCACATTCTCTGAAGGCCCTAACCAACAGCTGTCCC encodes:
- the LOC143647904 gene encoding olfactory receptor 5K1-like, producing MTEENHSMTTEFILTGFTDEPELKPLLFVVFFAIYLITMVGNLGLVVLIYMERRIHTPMYLFLSNLALMDSCCSCAVTPKMLENFISEYKTISLYECMAQFYFFCIAETVNCFLLVAMAYDRYVAICSPLQYHTRISMKLCIQMTAATYIVGNVHSIIQVGLLFRLTFCGSHQISHFFCDMFPLYKISCVDTYINELVLHIFTGVVLSFTITIVLISYFYILFTIFKMKSSEGRSKTLSTCACHFFSVSIFYGSLLFVYAQPSSVKEEDKDIPVAVFYTQVIPLINPFIYSLRNKEVINAVKIIVKNKSQNILK